Proteins from a genomic interval of Treponema succinifaciens DSM 2489:
- a CDS encoding YARHG domain-containing protein, translating into MEKEEINFTLYKDHYDINVKFYFMNYGPTETIEVGFPQWKHRQPTEDDFFYFKNKVNNVTTNFTVKELEKPEPLNKSMVITKWYIRSVTFESNEITTTEVEYSAPYGVYGSSKSADYLFGTGATWKDCIGEMIIKITNTTDDVWINAIRIDNSDLGNIIRENNTIVIQKKNVYPKIESEIFLELDRVPDCLVSLRVINPERRWDFRDYIISESESKLKFYSTTQLRYLRNLIFAAYGHTFKSDDINQWLKKYCSDWYIPKGTVTEKQFNENEKKNLALIQQEEARRNNPPINYLNEYFDNEKYSTISSKMENIYLSYIERDNTKLVTKGLIYNKIDNVIQPLFFIDGYIIKDKDSNQVSYPIATQEFFGWKIELNKTSISFQIFTNQGKNTTDSIKFLWNDRERKFEKSRINPLDL; encoded by the coding sequence ATGGAAAAAGAAGAAATAAATTTTACTTTATATAAAGATCATTATGACATTAATGTAAAATTTTATTTTATGAATTATGGACCAACAGAAACAATAGAAGTTGGATTTCCTCAATGGAAACATCGTCAACCAACCGAAGATGATTTCTTTTATTTCAAAAACAAAGTAAATAATGTAACTACAAATTTTACTGTAAAAGAATTGGAAAAACCTGAACCATTAAATAAAAGTATGGTAATAACAAAATGGTATATTCGTTCAGTTACTTTTGAATCCAATGAAATAACTACAACAGAAGTAGAATACTCCGCCCCTTATGGCGTTTATGGGAGTTCAAAATCTGCTGATTATTTATTTGGAACTGGAGCTACCTGGAAAGATTGTATCGGTGAAATGATTATAAAAATTACGAATACAACTGATGATGTTTGGATTAATGCAATTAGAATTGATAATTCTGATTTAGGAAATATTATCAGAGAAAATAATACAATAGTTATACAGAAAAAAAATGTTTATCCAAAAATCGAATCTGAAATTTTCCTAGAGTTAGACAGGGTCCCTGATTGTCTGGTCAGTTTACGGGTAATAAACCCTGAAAGAAGATGGGATTTTAGAGATTATATTATTTCTGAATCTGAATCTAAATTAAAATTTTATTCTACAACACAATTAAGATATTTAAGAAATTTAATTTTTGCTGCCTATGGGCATACTTTTAAATCAGATGATATAAATCAATGGCTTAAAAAATATTGTTCAGATTGGTATATTCCGAAAGGAACTGTTACAGAAAAACAATTTAATGAAAATGAAAAAAAGAATCTTGCATTAATTCAACAAGAGGAAGCAAGAAGAAATAATCCTCCTATCAATTATCTAAATGAATATTTTGATAATGAAAAATATTCAACTATAAGTTCAAAAATGGAAAATATTTATTTATCATATATTGAAAGAGATAATACAAAACTAGTAACAAAAGGTTTAATCTACAATAAGATAGATAATGTAATTCAGCCATTATTTTTCATTGACGGGTATATTATAAAAGATAAAGATTCTAATCAGGTTTCTTATCCTATTGCCACTCAAGAATTCTTTGGATGGAAAATAGAATTAAACAAAACATCTATATCATTTCAAATATTTACAAATCAAGGAAAAAATACTACTGATTCAATTAAATTTCTTTGGAATGATAGAGAAAGAAAGTTTGAGAAATCTAGAATTAACCCGTTGGATTTATAA
- a CDS encoding DNA cytosine methyltransferase, whose translation MGFTHIDCFSGPGGICTGLHAAGFETKVAIEFIKSCVDTYSKNHPEVHVIHSDIRNVSKEQILPFIPKGGIDLVTSGMPCETFSTAGNTSRSFYDDRQFLFREGIRIAEIVNAKLILFENVPAITTKTVSKDSNELIVSVLKEELKEAGYGNLKEFVLCATDFGVPQTRKRFFILASKNPTTELSAPTPTCKKTVTVQDAFAGLKNVIPNSNQEETEYSNSSSMFEKLMRDDDFWRRTNPQPDKVTYQMPMKHRACTLKRFELLNPGDSLKDLFDRYEGAEREELQKQRILPKKMFIKRNYRLVSSEPSPTVTSHCLDEFVHPKYNRALTVRECARLQSFPDSYDFCGGPYITPHLHNNIQDKYEQIGDAVPPLLAYAWGIKINEILENYK comes from the coding sequence ATGGGTTTTACACATATAGACTGTTTTAGTGGACCAGGGGGTATTTGCACAGGGCTTCACGCCGCAGGATTTGAAACTAAGGTTGCTATTGAGTTTATTAAAAGTTGCGTTGATACCTATTCGAAAAATCATCCGGAAGTCCATGTAATACATTCTGATATAAGAAATGTCTCAAAAGAACAAATCTTACCTTTTATTCCTAAAGGTGGTATCGATTTAGTAACTTCTGGAATGCCTTGTGAAACTTTTTCAACTGCTGGAAATACATCCCGCTCGTTCTATGATGACAGACAGTTTCTTTTTAGAGAAGGAATTCGAATCGCAGAAATAGTAAATGCAAAACTTATACTTTTTGAAAATGTTCCGGCAATTACAACAAAAACAGTTTCAAAAGATTCAAATGAATTAATTGTTTCTGTTCTAAAAGAAGAATTAAAAGAAGCTGGTTATGGTAATCTCAAAGAATTTGTTCTTTGTGCTACAGATTTTGGAGTTCCTCAGACACGCAAAAGATTTTTTATTCTTGCTTCAAAAAATCCAACAACTGAATTATCTGCACCAACACCAACTTGTAAAAAAACTGTTACCGTGCAAGATGCCTTCGCAGGATTAAAAAATGTAATTCCAAATTCTAATCAAGAAGAAACAGAATATAGCAATTCTTCATCAATGTTTGAAAAACTAATGAGAGATGATGATTTTTGGAGAAGAACAAATCCGCAGCCTGACAAAGTAACTTATCAAATGCCAATGAAACATAGAGCATGTACTTTAAAAAGGTTTGAATTGCTAAATCCGGGTGACAGTTTAAAAGATTTATTCGATAGGTACGAAGGCGCTGAAAGAGAGGAACTTCAAAAACAACGGATTTTACCTAAGAAAATGTTCATAAAACGTAATTATAGATTAGTATCTAGTGAACCTTCTCCTACTGTTACAAGTCACTGTTTAGATGAATTTGTACATCCTAAATATAATCGTGCTTTAACAGTTCGCGAATGTGCAAGATTGCAATCATTTCCTGATTCCTATGATTTTTGCGGAGGTCCATATATTACACCTCATTTACACAATAACATTCAGGACAAATACGAACAGATTGGCGATGCTGTTCCACCACTCTTGGCTTACGCATGGGGTATCAAAATAAACGAAATATTGGAGAATTATAAATAA